The Streptomyces venezuelae genomic interval AGCAGCGGGACGAGGAGCAGTATCGGGTAGAACTTCGCCGCCGTGGCGAGGCCGAGCAGGATGCCGAAGCCGAGCGGCCGGCCGCGCGACCACAGGAGGACGGCGGCGGAGGTCAGCGCGACGGCCAGTATGTCCCAGTTGATCGTGGCGGTGAGCGCGACGGAGGGCGCCAGGGCGACCAGGAGGCCGTCCCAGGGGCGGCTCCGGTGCGTCCGCGCGACACAGACCGCGAGGACGGCCGCGCAGACCATCAGCATGCCGGCGTTGACCATCCAGAACGTCTGCTCGCGGTGGTCCATGGTGCCGCTGCCGGGCGTCAGCCAGGCCGCGACCTCCATGAAGAGGCCCGTCAGGACCGGGTACTCCAGAAACGGTATGTCGCCGCTCAGCCGGTCGAAGTAGGGCACCAGGCCGTCGGCGAACCCTCGTCCGGAGAAGAGGTGCGGGATGTCCGAGTAACAGGCGTGGGTGTACTGGGAGGTGGTCCCCCGGAACCAGGCCCAGTTGTAGCAGGGCAGTTTCTGCACCATGCCGAGGGCGAACATCCCGATGGCCACGAGAGCGATCACTCGCACCGGTGTGAACTGACCGCGGCCGGTCAGGGCACGGCGGCCGAAGGGACCGCCGATCAGCTCGCTGCCCGCGGCGGCCACCTCGTCCCGGTGGGTGGGGATGACCGTCCGCGGGCCCTGCGGCCGGTCCTGCGGCTCGCGCGTCTTCTGGAGGCTCGGCATGGGGGACATCCTGCCGTACGTCCCCGGCGAAACGGCGAGGGCCGCCGCGTCCGGTCCGTACGGAAGGTACGGACGGACGCGACGGCCCTCGCTGCGTGCCCTGGGAAGGGCGCGGCCGGGATCAGGGAGTCCAGGCCCCGTCCTCTTCACTGCCGCCGCCGGGCCGGCCGGTCCCGTTGCCCGGATCGTCCGTCGTCGCCGTACCGGTCGGCGTCGGCGCCTCCGTCGTGGTCGGCGGCGTGGTCGTCGGTTCACCCGTGTTGCCGCCCGGGTCGCCGCCCGTGTCGCAGTCCAGGTCCCAGACGCTGCAGGTCGTCTTGCCCGGCTTCGGCGACTTCGTCGGCCTCGTCGGGGGAGTCGTCGTCGGGGTGGCCGGGGGAGTCGTCGTCGGCGCCTCGGTCGTCGGCGTCGCCGTGGTCTCGGTGGGCGTCGGGGTGGCCGTCGGCGACGGGGTCGGGCTGGTGGCGCCACCGCCGAACACCGGCTCGGCGTTCTCCAGGTCCTCGGGCTCGGGGAACTTCACGTCCGGCATGCCCTCGACGGCATCCGTCATGTAGTCGTTCCAGATCTGCGAGGGGAACGACGAACCGTGGATGGTGTCCCTGTCACCCGTGCCGTACATCTCCTCGAACTCGCGGTTCTTCTTCGTCTCGTCGTCGTCGAAGCGGTACATGTCGATGGCGGTCGACAGCTGCGGGGTGTAGCCCACGAACCAGGCCGACTTGTTGCCGTCGGTCGTACCGGTCTTGCCGGCCACGGCGCGGCCCGGGATCGCGGCGTTGTTGCCGGTGCCCTCCGGGTCCTCCACGACGTCCCGGAGGACGTCGGTGACGTTGCTGGCGATGGCCGTCGTGAAGGCCTGCTCGGTCTTGACCTCATGCTTGTAGATGGTCTTTCCGCCCTTGACCACCTTGGTCACCGAGAACGGGTCCTTCTGCTGGCCGTTGTCGGCGAAGGTCGCATAGGCGCCGGCCATCCGGATCGCGCTCGGGCTGGAGATACCGAGGGAGAAGGAGGGCACCTCGCCCTTGACGAGCGAGTCCTCGCGCAGACCGGCCTTGACCGCGGCCTCACGGACCTTGTCGATGCCGATGTCCATGCCGAGCTGCACGTACGGGGAGTTGGCCGACTTGATCATGGCCCGGCGAAGGGTCATCGAACCGTAGCTCGCGTTGCCGTCATTGGTCTGGAACCACTCCTTGCCCTTCTCGTCCTCCCAGATCTCGCCGTTGTACTTCCGGATCTTCAGCTTGTTCTTGCCGGAGTAGCGGCTCTTGTCCGGGTCCACGATCGTGCGGGAGGACGCGTCCTGGACGGGACCGAGTTCCTTGTCCCGGACGCCGTCCTGCATCGCGGCGGCCAGCACGAAGGGCTTGAAGGTCGATCCGACCTGGGCACCGGTCGTGTCGGCGTTGTTGGTGAAGTGCTTGGTGGCGTCGGTACCACCGTAGATCGCGACCAACGCGCCCGTCTGCGCGTTCACGGAGGCGCCGCCGAACTGGACGTGGGTGTCCGTCTTCGGCCGCTTCTTCGGGTCGATGTGCTCGTCGTAGACCTTTTTGACCGCGTCCTCGAGGTCCTTCACCTTCTTCTTCTCGAAGGTGGTGTGGATCTCGTAGCCGCCGCGCTCCAGCTCCTTGGCGCCGATGCCGTCGGTGTTGCTGTTGATGTAGTTCGCCTTGGCCGTGCTGACGAGGTAGCCGATCTGGCCGCCCAGCTGCACGTCCTGCTTGCGCTTCTGGACCTTGGGGAACGTCGTGTACTTGGCACGCTCCTCGGCCGTGATCTTGCCGTCCTTGACCATCTCGTCGAGGATCCAGCTCCACCGCTTGGTGGCGCGGTCGAGGTTCTTCTGGGGCGTGGCCTCGGGGTCGATCTCCGGGTAGCCGGCCGGGTCGTAGTACGTCGCGCCCTTCAACACAGCGGTGAGCAGCGCCGACTCACTGGCGTTGAGATGCCTGGAGTCCTTGCCGAAGTACGCGCGAGAGGCCGCCTGGATGCCGTAGGCACCGCGCCCGTAGTACGAGGTGTTCAGGTAGCCGGCCATGATGTCGCGCTTTTCCAGCTCGTTACCGACCTTCATGGAGATGAAGAGTTCCTTCACCTTCCGGGTGAGGGTCTGCGACTGGTCGTTGAGCCGGTTGTTCTTCACGTACTGCTGGGTGATGGTCGAACCACCCTGGGTGTCGCCGCCCTTGGCCATGTTCCACACGGCGCGACCCATGCCCATCGGGTCGACACCCGAGTCCGTCCAGAAGGTCTTGTTCTCGGCCGAGACCACGGCCTCCTGCATGACCTTCGGGATCTGCTCGATGCCGACGATCTGACGGTTCGTACCACTGCCGGTCGCGACCATGCGCGTTCCGTCGGCCCAGTAGTAGATGTTGTTCTGCGAGGTCGCGGACTCGTCCGTCTCGGGGATCGTGACCTGGGAGTACGCGAAGACCGCGCCGCCCATCAGCACACCGGCGAACACCAGGAACGTGCCCGTCACGAGCCTCCACGAGGGCATCCAGCGACGCCAGCCGTACTTGTCGTGGCGCGGATAGTCGATGATCCGCTTCTTGCCCGGCGGACGACCGCCGGAGCCTCGACCCGGGCCGCTGCCACGACCGCCACCGGCACCACCGCCGCCGCGCCGTCCTCCACCGGGGCCCGCGGGACCGCCAGGGCCCCCGGGGCCGGCTTCGGCACCCCTCCGACGGCCGCCGCGCTGCGCGGCCCGACGGGCCTCCGCGCGACCGCCGTAGGGACGCGACTCCTCCCCATGGGAAGAATGGGAAGAAGGCGGTCCGTACGAGGCCGCAGGGGCCCCCGTGCCGACATCCTGGGCCGGGGCCGACCTGCGGCCCACCGGCTGCTGGGCAGCGCGCCGTGCCGCCGCGCGGCCACCTGCCGGCGGCTCCTGCGGCGACATTTTGCGACGATGCTCGCTCATCGAACGACTACTCCTCGGGCAGGCGCGTACGCCTGGAAGCGGCAGTTGAGTTCCGGTCCCCCCGAAATGCGCACGGGCTGAGCCCCATCGGAGGCCCCTCCGTAACGCAGCCGGTCACCCGCAGCACTGACGCCCCACGGCATCGCTTGGTTCCCGGTGGTCTGCATGCCGCACAGACTACGCACGGCCAAAACCCACGTAGGGCCGGAGTTCACCCCAAATCAGGCAAGTCGATCGCTGTGAATTGACGATGTGACGCCGGTCACGGCGGTCCCACTTGTCGAGACAGTGAGCCCGTTCTATCGTGCTGATGTATCGAGTCGATACATCAGCACGGCATAAGGGTCCCGAGAAGCGGAGGAGGCGACGGATGAGCAGGCGCTCAGGCATCCTCGAGTTCGCCGTTCTCGGCCTGCTCCGCGAGGCCCCGATGCACGGGTACGAGCTGCGGAAGCGCCTCAACACCTCGCTGGGGGTCTTCCGGGCCTTCAGCTACGGGACGCTGTATCCCTGCCTCAAGACGCTGGTCGCCAACGGCTGGTTGATCGAGGAGCCGGGCAGCGCCCCCGAGGAAGCACTCGCCGCTTCACTCGCAGGACGCCGGGCCAAGATCGTCTACCGGTTGACACCGGAAGGTAAGGAGCACTTCGAGGAGCTCCTCACCCACACGGGCCCCGACGCCTGGGAGGACGAGCACTTCGCCGCCCGCTTCGCCTTCTTCGGCCAGACCGAGCGCGAAGTACGGATGCGGGTGCTCGAAGGGCGCCGCAGCCGGCTGGAGGAGCGCCTGGAGAAGATGCGCGCCTCCCTGGCCAGGACCCGCGAGCGACTCGACGACTACACACTTGAGCTGCAGCGCCACGGTATGGAGTCCGTGGAGCGCGAGGTGCGCTGGCTGAACGAGCTCATCGAGAGCGAGCGGGCGGGACGGGATCAGCGATCCGGCCCCGACGCCCCCGCTCTGCACGACAACGATTCTGGAGAAACGGGCGGCCTGCCCCGGCACGGGGGCAGTACCCGGCCGGATCCGTCCGACGACACCGCCAAGTGAAACCCTGCGCACAGCAGGGCTTCCACGATCACAACAGGGAGCAACCGGAAATGGGTTCGGTTCGCGTAGCCATCGTCGGCGTGGGCAACTGCGCCGCCTCGCTGGTCCAGGGCGTCGAGTACTACAAGGACGCCGACCCGGCGACCAAGGTGCCCGGCCTGATGCACGTCCAGTTCGGCGACTACCACGTCGGTGACGTCGAGTTCGTCGCCGCTTTCGACGTCGACGCGAAGAAGGTCGGCCTCGACCTCTCGGACGCCATCGGCGCCAGCGAGAACAACACCATCAAGATCTGCGACGTCCCGAACGCGGGCGTCACGGTCCAGCGTGGTCACACCTACGACGGTCTCGGTAAGTACTACCGCATGACCATCGAGGAGTCCGCCGAGGAGCCGGTCGACGTCGTCCAGATCCTCAAGGACCGCCAGGTCGACGTTCTCGTCTGCTACCTGCCCGTGGGCTCCGAGGACGCTGCGAAGTTCTACGCGCAGTGCGCCATCGACGCCAAGGTCGCGTTCGTCAACGCCCTCCCGGTCTTCATCGCCGGCACCAAGGAGTGGGCGGACAAGTTCACCGAGGCGGGCGTCCCGATCGTCGGCGACGACATCAAGTCGCAGGTCGGCGCGACCATCACGCACCGCGTGATGGCGAAGCTGTTCGAGGACCGCGGTGTCCGTCTTGAGCGCACCATGCAGCTCAACGTCGGCGGCAACATGGACTTCAAGAACATGCTCGAGCGCGACCGCCTCGAGTCCAAGAAGATCTCCAAGACGCAGGCCGTCACCTCGCAGATCCCGGACCGTGAGCTGGGCGAGAAGAACGTCCACATCGGCCCGTCGGACTACGTGGCCTGGCTGGACGACCGCAAGTGGGCGTACGTGCGCCTCGAGGGCCGCGCCTTCGGTGACGTTCCGCTGAACCTCGAGTACAAGCTCGAGGTGTGGGACTCCCCGAACTCCGCGGGTGTCATCATCGACGCCCTGCGCGCCGCGAAGATCGCCAAGGACCGCGGCATCGGCGGCCCCATCCTCTCCGCGTCGAGCTACTTCATGAAGAGCCCGCCGGTCCAGTACTTCGACGACGAGGCCCTGGCCAACGTCGAGAAGTTCATCAAGGGCGAGGTCGAGCGCTAAGCGCCACACGCTTGTCGAAGAGGGTCCCCGAGGTGCTGCCCGGGGGCCCTCTTCGTATGTGAGTCTTGCTGCCATGTCCGTCGTACGTGATCTGCGCGTACTCCTGCGCCTGACGAACTTCCGCCGCCTGCTCGCCGTCCGGCTGCTCTCCCAGGGCGCCGACGGCGTCTACCAGGTGGCCCTGGCCACGTACGTCGTCTTCTCCCCCGAGAAGCAGACCTCACCCGCCGCCATCGCCTCAGCCATGGCCGTGCTCCTGCTCCCGTACTCGCTCGTCGGGCCCTTCGCCGGCGTCTTCCTCGACCGCTGGCAGCGCCGACAGGTCTTCCTGTACGGGAACCTCCTGCGGGCCCTGCTCGCCTGCGGGACCGCCGTACTCATCGTCGCCTCCGTCCCCGACTGGCTCTTCTACGCCTCTGCGCTCTCCGTCACGGCGGTCAACCGCTTCGTGCTAGCAGGGCTCTCGGCCGCGCTTCCCCGCGTCGTCGACGAGGAGCGGCTGGTCGTGGCGAACTCGCTCTCCCCCACGGTCGGCACCCTGGCCGCGACCCTCGGGGGCGGTCTGGCCTTCGGCGTCCGGCTGCTCACCGACGAGTCCGACGCGGCGGTGGTGGCCTTCGGCGCCGCCCTCTACCTCCTGTCCGCCCTGGCCTCCCTGCGCATCCCAAGGGCACTCCTCGGACCCGATCAGGAGCTCGCTCCCCAGCGACTCACCTCGGCTCTGTCCTCCACGGCCAGAGGGCTGGTCGCGGGACTGCGGCACCTGGCCGAGCGACGGCCCGCCGCCAGGGCTCTGACCGCGGTGGCCCTGATGCGCTTCTGCTACGGCGCCCTGCTCGTCACCGTGCTGATGCTCAGCCGCTATGCCTGGAGCACCACGGAGTCCGAGGGGCTCGGTCTCCTCGGGATCGCCGTCGCCGCCTCGGGGGCGGGCTTCTTCGCGGCGGCCGTCCTCTCCCCCTGGGCAGTGGGACGGCTGGGGCCGTTCGGCTGGATGACCCTGTGTGCGGGGATCGCCGCCGTCCTGGAGCCGACGCTCGGCCTCTTCTTCGACCCCGTCCCCTTCCTCGTCGCCGCCTTCGTCCTCGGGCTCATCACCCAGGGGGCCAAGATCGCGACGGACACCGTCGTGCAGACGGCCGTGGACGACGCCTACCGAGGCCGGGTGTTCGCCCTCTACGACGTGCTGTTCAACGTCGCGTTCGTGGCTGCGGCGGGAATCGCCGCGCTGATGCTGCCGGCGGACGGCCGATCACCGCTGTTGGTCATCCTGGTGGCTGCGATCTATGCGGCGATCGCGCTGGTGTTGCACAAGGAACGCGCCGAGGGGTGATGTTTCACGTGAAACATCACCCCTCTACGACACGCTGCCTCGGGCGTCGATCAGGCGGGTGTTTCACGTGAAACGTGGGGTTTCACGTGAAACATCGCTCTGATTTCCCGGCTCGACTCAGCCGCGCGCGGCCCACCACTCCTTGAGTGCCGCGATCGCCTCGTCGTGCTCCATCGGCCCGTTCTCCAGCCGGAGCTCCAGCAGGAACTTGTACGCCTGCCCGATGGCCGGACCGGGCCCGATGCCGAGGATCTCCTGGATCTGGTTGCCGTCCAGGTCAGGACGGATCGCGTCCAGCTCCTCCTGCTCCTGGAGCTGGGCGATGCGCTCCTCCAGGCCGTCATAGGTGCGGGAGAGAGCCGTCGCCTTGCGCTTGTTGCGCGTGGTGCAGTCCGAACGGGTCAGCTTGTGCAGCCGCGATAGCAGGGGTCCGGCGTCGCGGACATAGCGGCGCACCGCCGAGTCGGTCCACTCGCCGTCCCCGTATCCGTGGAAGCGGAGATGCAGCTCGACCAGCCGCGAGACGTCCTTGATCATCTCGTTGGAGTACTTCAGCGCGGTCATGCGCTTCTTGGTCATCTTCGCGCCCACCACCTCGTGGTGGTGGAAGGAGACCCGTCCGTCCTTCTCGAAGCGACGGGTGCGCGGCTTGCCGATGTCGTGGAGCAGGGCCGCGAGGCGCAGCACCAGGTCGGGGCCGTCCTCCTCCAGGTCGATCGCCTGGTCGAGCACCGTCAGCGAGTGCTCGTAGACATCCTTGTGCCGGTGATGCTCGTCGCTCTCCAGGCGCAGCGCGGGCAGCTCGGGGATGACATGGTCGGCGAGACCGGTGTCCACGAGCAGGCCGAGGCCCTTCCGGGGGTGGGCCGAGATCAGCAGCTTGTTGAGCTCTTCCCTGACCCGCTCGGCGGAGACGATCTCGATCCGGCCAGACATCTCCCGCATCGCCGTGACGACCTCGGGTGCCACCTCGAAGTCCAGCTGGGCGGCGAACCGCGCGGCACGCATCATGCGCAGGGGGTCGTCGGAGAAGGACTCCTCGGGCGTTCCCGGCGTGCGCAGGACCCGGGCGGCCAGGTCCTCCAGGCCGCCGTACGGATCGATGAACTCCTTCTCGGGGAGTGCCACGGCCATGGCGTTGACGG includes:
- a CDS encoding transglycosylase domain-containing protein, whose product is MSEHRRKMSPQEPPAGGRAAARRAAQQPVGRRSAPAQDVGTGAPAASYGPPSSHSSHGEESRPYGGRAEARRAAQRGGRRRGAEAGPGGPGGPAGPGGGRRGGGGAGGGRGSGPGRGSGGRPPGKKRIIDYPRHDKYGWRRWMPSWRLVTGTFLVFAGVLMGGAVFAYSQVTIPETDESATSQNNIYYWADGTRMVATGSGTNRQIVGIEQIPKVMQEAVVSAENKTFWTDSGVDPMGMGRAVWNMAKGGDTQGGSTITQQYVKNNRLNDQSQTLTRKVKELFISMKVGNELEKRDIMAGYLNTSYYGRGAYGIQAASRAYFGKDSRHLNASESALLTAVLKGATYYDPAGYPEIDPEATPQKNLDRATKRWSWILDEMVKDGKITAEERAKYTTFPKVQKRKQDVQLGGQIGYLVSTAKANYINSNTDGIGAKELERGGYEIHTTFEKKKVKDLEDAVKKVYDEHIDPKKRPKTDTHVQFGGASVNAQTGALVAIYGGTDATKHFTNNADTTGAQVGSTFKPFVLAAAMQDGVRDKELGPVQDASSRTIVDPDKSRYSGKNKLKIRKYNGEIWEDEKGKEWFQTNDGNASYGSMTLRRAMIKSANSPYVQLGMDIGIDKVREAAVKAGLREDSLVKGEVPSFSLGISSPSAIRMAGAYATFADNGQQKDPFSVTKVVKGGKTIYKHEVKTEQAFTTAIASNVTDVLRDVVEDPEGTGNNAAIPGRAVAGKTGTTDGNKSAWFVGYTPQLSTAIDMYRFDDDETKKNREFEEMYGTGDRDTIHGSSFPSQIWNDYMTDAVEGMPDVKFPEPEDLENAEPVFGGGATSPTPSPTATPTPTETTATPTTEAPTTTPPATPTTTPPTRPTKSPKPGKTTCSVWDLDCDTGGDPGGNTGEPTTTPPTTTEAPTPTGTATTDDPGNGTGRPGGGSEEDGAWTP
- a CDS encoding PadR family transcriptional regulator, producing MSRRSGILEFAVLGLLREAPMHGYELRKRLNTSLGVFRAFSYGTLYPCLKTLVANGWLIEEPGSAPEEALAASLAGRRAKIVYRLTPEGKEHFEELLTHTGPDAWEDEHFAARFAFFGQTEREVRMRVLEGRRSRLEERLEKMRASLARTRERLDDYTLELQRHGMESVEREVRWLNELIESERAGRDQRSGPDAPALHDNDSGETGGLPRHGGSTRPDPSDDTAK
- a CDS encoding inositol-3-phosphate synthase; translated protein: MGSVRVAIVGVGNCAASLVQGVEYYKDADPATKVPGLMHVQFGDYHVGDVEFVAAFDVDAKKVGLDLSDAIGASENNTIKICDVPNAGVTVQRGHTYDGLGKYYRMTIEESAEEPVDVVQILKDRQVDVLVCYLPVGSEDAAKFYAQCAIDAKVAFVNALPVFIAGTKEWADKFTEAGVPIVGDDIKSQVGATITHRVMAKLFEDRGVRLERTMQLNVGGNMDFKNMLERDRLESKKISKTQAVTSQIPDRELGEKNVHIGPSDYVAWLDDRKWAYVRLEGRAFGDVPLNLEYKLEVWDSPNSAGVIIDALRAAKIAKDRGIGGPILSASSYFMKSPPVQYFDDEALANVEKFIKGEVER
- a CDS encoding MFS transporter, translating into MSVVRDLRVLLRLTNFRRLLAVRLLSQGADGVYQVALATYVVFSPEKQTSPAAIASAMAVLLLPYSLVGPFAGVFLDRWQRRQVFLYGNLLRALLACGTAVLIVASVPDWLFYASALSVTAVNRFVLAGLSAALPRVVDEERLVVANSLSPTVGTLAATLGGGLAFGVRLLTDESDAAVVAFGAALYLLSALASLRIPRALLGPDQELAPQRLTSALSSTARGLVAGLRHLAERRPAARALTAVALMRFCYGALLVTVLMLSRYAWSTTESEGLGLLGIAVAASGAGFFAAAVLSPWAVGRLGPFGWMTLCAGIAAVLEPTLGLFFDPVPFLVAAFVLGLITQGAKIATDTVVQTAVDDAYRGRVFALYDVLFNVAFVAAAGIAALMLPADGRSPLLVILVAAIYAAIALVLHKERAEG
- a CDS encoding CCA tRNA nucleotidyltransferase — encoded protein: MPNANEDTPTALSQVQHRAVSELLRVSPVADDLARRFQEAGFSLALVGGSVRDALLGRLGNDLDFTTDARPEDVLKIVRPWADSVWEVGIAFGTVGSQKDGYQIEVTTYRSEAYDRTSRKPEVSYGDSIGQDLVRRDFTVNAMAVALPEKEFIDPYGGLEDLAARVLRTPGTPEESFSDDPLRMMRAARFAAQLDFEVAPEVVTAMREMSGRIEIVSAERVREELNKLLISAHPRKGLGLLVDTGLADHVIPELPALRLESDEHHRHKDVYEHSLTVLDQAIDLEEDGPDLVLRLAALLHDIGKPRTRRFEKDGRVSFHHHEVVGAKMTKKRMTALKYSNEMIKDVSRLVELHLRFHGYGDGEWTDSAVRRYVRDAGPLLSRLHKLTRSDCTTRNKRKATALSRTYDGLEERIAQLQEQEELDAIRPDLDGNQIQEILGIGPGPAIGQAYKFLLELRLENGPMEHDEAIAALKEWWAARG